Proteins encoded in a region of the Oncorhynchus kisutch isolate 150728-3 unplaced genomic scaffold, Okis_V2 scaffold755, whole genome shotgun sequence genome:
- the LOC109886205 gene encoding POU domain, class 4, transcription factor 1: MMSMNSKQPHFAMHPSLPEHKYTTLHSSSEAIRRACLQAPQLQSNIFASLDETLLARAEALAAVDIAVSQGKTHPFKPDATYHTMNSVPCSSNTTVPLAHHHHHHHHHHHPNMEPPDLMDHINSPSLALMSSHDGSGGGGGGGGGGLISTSAHPHPHSHMHGLSHLSHQAAMNMNSPLTHHGLLPGHHGGGQGGPGLNNNGLSSINDSDTDPRELEAFAERFKQRRIKLGVTQADVGNALVNLKIPGVGSLSQSTICRFESLTLSHNNMIALKPILQAWLEEAEGAQREKLNKPDIYSGGEKKRKRTSIAAPEKRSLEAYFAVQPRPSSEKIAAIAEKLDLKKNVVRVWFCNQRQKQKRLKFSACH; the protein is encoded by the exons ATGATGTCAATGAATAGCAAACAGCCACACTTCGCCATGCATCCGAGCTTACCTGAGCACAAATACACCACTCTGCATTCCAGCTCGGAAGCAATAAGGAGAGCCTGTCTGCAAGCTCCACAG CTGCAGAGTAACATATTCGCCAGCCTGGATGAGACCCTCCTGGCCCGCGCCGAAGCTCTGGCTGCCGTGGACATCGCAGTGTCCCAGGGCAAGACGCACCCTTTCAAACCGGATGCCACCTACCACACCATGAACAGCGTGCCATGCTCTTCCAACACCACGGTGCCActggcccaccaccaccaccatcaccaccaccaccaccaccccaacatGGAACCCCCCGACCTCATGGACCACATTAACTCCCCGTCCTTAGCTCTCATGTCCAGCCACGACGGCTCCGGGggcgggggtggaggaggtggtggcggGCTGATCTCCACCTCTGCTCACCCCCACCCTCACTCACACATGCATGGCTTGAGCCACCTCTCGCACCAGGCCGCTATGAACATGAATTCCCCTCTCACCCACCACGGTCTTTTACCTGGACATCATGGAGGGGGCCAGGGCGGGCCAGGACTCAATAACAACGGCCTTTCCTCTATCAATGACTCGGACACTGATCCCAGGGAACTAGAGGCATTCGCGGAGCGCTTCAAGCAGAGGCGAATCAAGCTGGGGGTGACCCAGGCGGACGTTGGCAATGCGCTGGTTAACCTGAAGATACCCGGCGTTGGATCGCTAAGCCAAAGCACCATTTGTCGGTTCGAATCGTTGACTCTGTCCCATAACAACATGATAGCGCTTAAACCCATCCTTCAGGCGTGGCTCGAGGAGGCCGAGGGTGCGCAGAGAGAGAAACTCAACAAACCTGACATTTATAGCGGAGGGGAAAAGAAACGGAAGAGAACGTCGATAGCGGCACCAGAAAAGAGATCTTTGGAGGCTTACTTCGCCGTACAACCTCGCCCGTCGTCCGAGAAGATAGCAGCTATCGCTGAAAAGTTGGACCTGAAAAAGAACGTGGTTCGAGTATGGTTTTGCAACCAAAGACAAAAACAGAAACGGTTAAAATTCTCCGCTTGCCACtga